The Candidatus Eremiobacteraceae bacterium sequence CGGCCGGCCCGGGCGTCCGCCGCACTGCGCGATTCAAGAGCCCGAAGAAGATCGCGGCCGACGGCAAGAGCGTGATCGCACCCATGCACGGCCTCATCGCCGAAATAAAAGTTTCGCCGGGCGACGAGGTGACCGACGGCCAAGTGATCGCGGTCATCGAAGCCATGAAGATGATGAATGAGGTCGTCGCCCATCGCACAGGGACCGTGAAGAGCGTGGATGCGAAATCGGGCGACACTGTGGAGATGGGCGCCTCGATCGTCTCCTTCGCGTGAGCCTTTTGAACGTTTGACCGAGCCCGGACTCGACACGCAGCCCGCGCGCTACGGAGGCTGAACAAGGCGCGACACGAACCATCCCGCATGAAGCGTCGCATCACCGAGAGCGGCATCGAAATCGAGCCGCGCTATTCCGCAGCCGATGTCGCCGATCTCGATCTCGCTCATCAGCCCGGCCCCGGCGAATACCCGTATGCGCGCGGCATTCAAAAAGACATGTACCGGGGCCGGCTGTGGACGATGCGCCAATACGCCGGATTCGGCTCGGCGAGAGAATCCAATGCCCGTTACCGTTACTTGCGGTCGCAGGGACAGTCCGGTCTCTCCGTCGCGTTCGACTTGCCCACCCAGATGGGGATGGATTCCGATGCGCCGCGAGCGCACGGCGAAGTCGGTCGGACGGGCGTCGCGATCTGCACCGTGGCCGATATGGAAGCCCTCTTCGCGGACATCCCGCAGGATGACGTGAGCGTTTCCATGACCATCAATGCGCCGGCCTCGATTCTGCTGGCTCTTTACCTCGCGGTCGCCCGGCGCCGCGGCGTGCCGTTCGGCAAACTCTCCGGCACGTCGCAAAACGATATCCTCAAAGAATACGCGGCGCGCGGCACGTACATCTATCCGCCTGCGCCCTCCATGCGTTTGGTCACCGATCTCATGCGCTACTGCGCCGATCACGTGCACGGTTGGAACACGATCAGCGTCAGCGGCTATCACATACGGGAGGCCGGCGCCACCGCCGCCCAAGAGCTGGCTTTCACACTTGCGAACGGGCGCGCGTATTTACGCGCCGCCGTCGACGCCGGTTTGGATGTCGACATCGTCGCGCCGCGCGTCTCGTTTTTTTGGAACGCGCACAACAATTTCTTCGAAGAGGTCGCGAAGTTCCGCGCCTCGCGCATGTTGTGGGCGGATATCGTCCGTCACGAGTTCAACGCCAAATCGCCCAAGTCGTGGCTCATGCGTTTCCACACGCAGACCGGCGGATCCACGCTCACCGCGCAAGAACCCGACAACAACGTCGTGCGCGTGACGCTACAGGCGCTGGCAGCGGTTCTGGGCGGAACGCAATCGCTTCATACCAACGGCAAAGACGAGGCGCTCGCGTTGCCGACCGAGCGCTCCGCCAAACTCGCATTGCGAACGCAACAGATCATCGCCCTCGAAAGCGGAGTGGCCGACACCGCCGATCCGCTCGGCGGATCGTACTTCGTCGAGCGGCTCACCGCCGACATGGCGGCAGCCGCTCGCGCGATCATGGCAGAGATCGACGCGCGCGGTGGCGCAGTCGCCGCCATCGAAGCCGGTTGGATTCAAGAACAGATTGCGGACAGCGCGTATCGCGCGCAGGCGCGAGTGGAAGCCGGCGACGCCGCAATAGTCGGCGTGAACAAATACGTCGATCCGGTCGCGGAGACGCAAGCCGTGGAGGTGCACCGCATCGATCCCGCGCTCGAACGCGATCAGCGAGCATCGCTGGCCGCGTTTCGCGCCGCCCGCGATGGCGCACTGGTCGAGCAGCGTCTCGCTGCCGTCAAGCGCGCGGCCTCCGGCGGCGCGCCACTGCTTCCGGAGTTCATCGAGGCCGTCGACGCGGGCTGCACGCTCGGCGAAACGTCCGATGCGCTGCGCGAGATATTCTCCGTGCACCGGCCCACGGCGTTCGTCTGATGCTCGAGCGGCCCATCGATCATGTCGCTTTGGTCGTGGCGGATCTAGCGCAAGCCGAGAAGATCTATGCGGCGCTCGGATTCGAAGTCCGCTATCGCGAACGGGTAGACGAGCAGGGTGTCGAAATCATCGGCATGAGGGCCGGGGACTCCACGATCGAGCTCATGAAACCGCTCGCCGCGGACTCGGCGCTCGACCGGTTTCGCGGCGACAAGCCGACCAGGCTCCACCATATCGCCTACCGGGTCGCCGACTTAGAGGACGAGCTTGCCCGCCTGAGCAGCGCCGGCATCCGCCTCATCGATGAGCGCCCGCGCCGCGGCGCGCATGGCAATTTGATCGCTTTTATCCACCCTTCGGCAACCGGGGGTACCTTAGTCGAGCTTTGTCAGCCGCAAAACCTTGTGTCCGGAGCGAGGGACGCCGATACATAAGAGTGAGAAGGCAGGCACGATGAAGCATCCCTCCACGAAGACTGTCCCGTCAGCGACAGTGAACCCGCTCGTCGACGCGACGGGCGCAGGCGTCATCTCCACTGACGCATCCGGCAACATCACCTATTGCAGCGGCGCCGCTGCGGCGCTCTTCGGCTTCGACAGCGGAGCTCTCGAGGGTCGCAAGATCGGCGCGATCATCGAAGACCGCGGACGTCCGGCGCCCGCCGCGCCGACCGCGGATTTCGACGGAATCGGTTTGCGCCGCAACGGCGATCCGTTCAATCTCGACATCGGCGTTTTGGAGTTGCGCACAAGCGGACCGAGCTCATACCTTTGGGTGGTTCGCGACAAGGCGGGCGCTTCGGTTCGAAAAGACCGGCTCGACGCGCTCTGGCGGCTCATCGTCGGAGCGGATCTCAATCTTGATGCGCAAGGCAAGGCCGTGCTCGACGAAGGCAAGCGTTCGCTCGCGATGGACTTCGCGGCGCTTGGTCACATCGAAGGCGCGCAGCTCGTCGTCGACTTCGCCTCTCCGGACGAGCCCGAACGCGGGCGCGGTGCGCGCATTCCCTTGCGCTCGACGTTTTCTGCGCTGGTCCTCGAAGCGAAAGGTCTGCTCGGCTCCAGAGGCGATGAGGCAAAAGGACGCGGCGCGGGCATCGGCACCACTTTCAAGGCAGGTGAACTGCAATACGTGTTGATGTTCACCGCAAAGGCACCACGCTCGGTCGATTTTCCCGAAGAAGACAACGTCTACGTCGAGATGCTCGGCGCGTACTTCGCACGCCTTCTCGCGCAAAGCGCGCAATCGACTCAGATAAAGAGGATCGCGTTCGAAGATGAACTGACCGGGCTTCCCAACCACGCTTTTTGCCAGGCTCGTTTGCAGGAGCGCTTCGCCGCGACCGCGCGGCGTACGGAGAAATTCACACTCTTTTTGACCGGGTTTGACGCCTTCAAGCGCGTGAACGACATTGGCAGAGACGTCGGCGACGGCGTGCTCGCCGAAGCCGCCCGGCGACTCAGTGACGCAGCTCCATCCGCCGACGTCATCGCCCGTTTCGACGGCGATCAGTTCTGCGTGCTCGTCTCCGACGCGATGACTTCCACCGAGGCCGAGCAACTCGCCAGGACTCTGATCGAAATGCTCTCGATGGCGTACTCGATCAACGGCCACGACGTCGCGGTCACGACCAGCGTGGGCATCGTCGTATTTCCCGGCGACGCGGCGAATGCCGAAACGTTTGAAAGCAACGCGCGCGTCGCGCTCCAGCGCGCCAAACAGCAGAGCCCAGGATCGCTGTGTTTTTTCAGCAGCGAATTCACCGAGAGCCTGGAGCAGCGCCGGGTGCTTCGCGAGGCGCTGCGAGTCGCGCTCGACAATCACGAATTTGCTCTCTACTACCAGCCGCTGGCGGACCTCGAAACCGGAGCCGTGATCGGCGCCGAGGGGCTGCTACGTTGGACCCGCCCCGGGCACGGAATCGTTCTGCCCGGTGAGTTCCTCTCGCTTGCTGAAGAGAGCGGGCTGATGATTCCAATCGGCAACTGGGTCGTGCGCGAAGCGTGCAAGCAGTGCCGCCGTTGGGCCGACGCCGGCACGCCCTTGCGCGTCGCGTTCAATGTCTCGGCCCGGCAATTCCAGTCGCCGTCGTTCGCGCGCCAGGTCGGCGCGGCGATGGCTCAAGCCGGAGCCGATCCGAAACTCTTGGAGATCGAGATCACCGAAGCCATCGCCATACAGCATCCCGGATCGGTGCAATTGATCTTGACCGACCTGCGTCATCTCGGCGTCAGAGTAGCGCTCGACGACTTCGGCACTGGTTATTCGTCGTTCGCCTATCTCAAGAGCCTGCCGGTCGACATCATCAAGATCGATCAGATGTTTGTCAGCCGCGTACCCATCGACAATGACGATTCTGCGATCGTGCGCGCAATCATCGCTTTCGGCTTGTGCACCGGGCGCGACGTGCACGCCGAAGGCGTGGAGTCTGTGGAACAGGCGAATTGGCTTCGGGCCGAAGGCTGCGACACAGCGCAAGGCTTTTTGTTTGGAAAAGCGATGCCGGTCGACGAGTTCACCGCTTTCGTGCAAGAGTACAACACGGAGAAGGATCCGGCGTAACGTCTGCGCTTGCGCAAGTGCCGGAACCCATCGACGGTGCGCCATGAATATGCCGGGCGTAGCGCGAATCGGCCGGTCATGAGGGACTCGCGCCCGATTCGAATCATGGCCGTCGTCACCGCGACGTTTGCATTGGCGGCCGGCGCATGCAGTGGGGGGCGCGGCGATTTCCCCTACAGCGGCACGTTACTCCGAGAATCGGCTTCGGTGGGCAGCACGATCGGCGGTCGGGTGACCTCGGTTTTAGTCGCGAGCGGAAGCCGCGTGCGCGCCCGGCAAGTCATTCTCACGTTCGACGATTTGCAGCAGCGCGCCGCGGTGGCGGCTGCGCAAGCGCAAGCAAAAGCAGCCGAAGCCACGCTCGCAGACGCGATCGCCGGACCGCGGCCGAGCGAAATCGCGCGCGCCGACGCACAGGCGGCACAAGCACAAGCCGCATACGAGCAACTCCGATTGTCGGGCGGCCCGCAAACATCGGGAGCCGCCGCACAAGTCCGGGCGAGCGAAGCGCAACTTAGGCTTGCTCAAGCAAACGCAGGCATCGCCGCGCGCACGGCGCAGCGCCAGCGCGAGTTGTACGTCAAGGGCGCCATCGCTTTGCAGACGGCGGACAGCGCCGAGGCTGCGGCCCGCGCCGCGAGCGACGCCGTGGGCACCGCGCAAGCATTGCTGCACGCCGCGCAAGCTCAAGCCGCTGCGGTGGAGCGAGCCGATGTACCCCAGCAGACGCAAGCCGCTCTGCAAGCGTATCTCGCCGCAAGCGCTCAAGCCACAACGATTCGGGCCGGCACTCGACCAGAGCAGATCCAGAGCGTGCGTGCGCAAGCGCTCGCGGCTGTTGCCAACGAGAGACTTGCCGAAGCCAAGCTGGCAGAGTGCACGGTACGCGCACCGGCCGATGGAGTGGTGAGCGCGCTCGACCTCCATCGCGGCGATCTGGTCGCGCCCGGTGCGATCGTCGCCACCGTCGATGAGTTCCAAGATCCGTACGTGCGCATCTATGTCCGCCAAGCAGATCTCGCTGATTTCGCGACCGGCACTGCCGTCCACGTGCGCGCCGATGACGCGCCCGATAAGACCTTTGACGGCGTCGTGGCGCAGGTCGACTCGAACGCTCAATTCACACCGCGCGATGTGCAGACGCCGGAGGATCGCGCCGACTTGAGCTTTGGCGTTAAGATTCAGGTCCACGATCCCGGAGGCGTGCTGCACGGAGGCACGACGGCAAGCGTAGCCGTTCCGTGACGGCGGCCATCTCTGCCGACCGGCTCACCAAGCGTTACGGCGAGCGCGCCGTCGTGAACGAATTGTCGCTCTCCGTCGAGCCGGGCAGCATCTTCGGTTTTCTCGGACCGAACGGCAGCG is a genomic window containing:
- a CDS encoding biotin/lipoyl-containing protein; this encodes LSEFRVEGVDTTIPFFRLLIDDDEFKRGDYTTPTVERFVRHNGEALKEAYAVSAVEQEQPPGEFAEEITVEVNEKRFAVKVYGLGRDASAASAGPGVRRTARFKSPKKIAADGKSVIAPMHGLIAEIKVSPGDEVTDGQVIAVIEAMKMMNEVVAHRTGTVKSVDAKSGDTVEMGASIVSFA
- a CDS encoding methylmalonyl-CoA mutase family protein, which gives rise to MKRRITESGIEIEPRYSAADVADLDLAHQPGPGEYPYARGIQKDMYRGRLWTMRQYAGFGSARESNARYRYLRSQGQSGLSVAFDLPTQMGMDSDAPRAHGEVGRTGVAICTVADMEALFADIPQDDVSVSMTINAPASILLALYLAVARRRGVPFGKLSGTSQNDILKEYAARGTYIYPPAPSMRLVTDLMRYCADHVHGWNTISVSGYHIREAGATAAQELAFTLANGRAYLRAAVDAGLDVDIVAPRVSFFWNAHNNFFEEVAKFRASRMLWADIVRHEFNAKSPKSWLMRFHTQTGGSTLTAQEPDNNVVRVTLQALAAVLGGTQSLHTNGKDEALALPTERSAKLALRTQQIIALESGVADTADPLGGSYFVERLTADMAAAARAIMAEIDARGGAVAAIEAGWIQEQIADSAYRAQARVEAGDAAIVGVNKYVDPVAETQAVEVHRIDPALERDQRASLAAFRAARDGALVEQRLAAVKRAASGGAPLLPEFIEAVDAGCTLGETSDALREIFSVHRPTAFV
- the mce gene encoding methylmalonyl-CoA epimerase, whose translation is MLERPIDHVALVVADLAQAEKIYAALGFEVRYRERVDEQGVEIIGMRAGDSTIELMKPLAADSALDRFRGDKPTRLHHIAYRVADLEDELARLSSAGIRLIDERPRRGAHGNLIAFIHPSATGGTLVELCQPQNLVSGARDADT
- a CDS encoding sensor domain-containing phosphodiesterase, translated to MNPLVDATGAGVISTDASGNITYCSGAAAALFGFDSGALEGRKIGAIIEDRGRPAPAAPTADFDGIGLRRNGDPFNLDIGVLELRTSGPSSYLWVVRDKAGASVRKDRLDALWRLIVGADLNLDAQGKAVLDEGKRSLAMDFAALGHIEGAQLVVDFASPDEPERGRGARIPLRSTFSALVLEAKGLLGSRGDEAKGRGAGIGTTFKAGELQYVLMFTAKAPRSVDFPEEDNVYVEMLGAYFARLLAQSAQSTQIKRIAFEDELTGLPNHAFCQARLQERFAATARRTEKFTLFLTGFDAFKRVNDIGRDVGDGVLAEAARRLSDAAPSADVIARFDGDQFCVLVSDAMTSTEAEQLARTLIEMLSMAYSINGHDVAVTTSVGIVVFPGDAANAETFESNARVALQRAKQQSPGSLCFFSSEFTESLEQRRVLREALRVALDNHEFALYYQPLADLETGAVIGAEGLLRWTRPGHGIVLPGEFLSLAEESGLMIPIGNWVVREACKQCRRWADAGTPLRVAFNVSARQFQSPSFARQVGAAMAQAGADPKLLEIEITEAIAIQHPGSVQLILTDLRHLGVRVALDDFGTGYSSFAYLKSLPVDIIKIDQMFVSRVPIDNDDSAIVRAIIAFGLCTGRDVHAEGVESVEQANWLRAEGCDTAQGFLFGKAMPVDEFTAFVQEYNTEKDPA
- a CDS encoding HlyD family efflux transporter periplasmic adaptor subunit → MRDSRPIRIMAVVTATFALAAGACSGGRGDFPYSGTLLRESASVGSTIGGRVTSVLVASGSRVRARQVILTFDDLQQRAAVAAAQAQAKAAEATLADAIAGPRPSEIARADAQAAQAQAAYEQLRLSGGPQTSGAAAQVRASEAQLRLAQANAGIAARTAQRQRELYVKGAIALQTADSAEAAARAASDAVGTAQALLHAAQAQAAAVERADVPQQTQAALQAYLAASAQATTIRAGTRPEQIQSVRAQALAAVANERLAEAKLAECTVRAPADGVVSALDLHRGDLVAPGAIVATVDEFQDPYVRIYVRQADLADFATGTAVHVRADDAPDKTFDGVVAQVDSNAQFTPRDVQTPEDRADLSFGVKIQVHDPGGVLHGGTTASVAVP